The following DNA comes from Quercus robur chromosome 1, dhQueRobu3.1, whole genome shotgun sequence.
TTATGCCAACCCCAAAAGACGGTTCCTAGGTCAAAAGTCATACTATCTCTCTCGCTCTGCAtataaaattcattgttttgctTTCTCTGTCTAAGAAGAGGGCTATGGTTGGGGCATGATTATTGATTGGATTACCGAgagcatttattttttacagtGGGAGCAGGCTTTTAATATTAATAACTATATTTTAAAACAGGGTTAGAGGCCATGTGTTTTACCGTCTTTGATTCCTTTCTTGACGGTCAAACTTACAGTGAGGTTTTTGCACCCTTCGAGATTAATCTCTCTCTAACTTTCTGCCCCATCTCCCCCACATTAAAGTATTCATCATATATGTTTCTTACCACTTCATCTTTCATCTTCATCTGTACCTATGAGTCCATGCCCAATAAAAATGCTATGTACAAATACATTTTTACATGTACGTACATATTTGCATATAATATGTGTTTTGTGCTACTTATATAATAGTATTCCAATATTTACatgattttcttctttttgtttttcttttcttttttttcttgtaaatatGGGTTGAAAAACTCAGTTCTCTCTTAGGTAAAGTTTGACTACAACTAAACTGGAGCTTAAAGCTCTAACCAAATTTGTtactaaattttgttcttactaTATTAGACTAGATACGAATATAACTCGTGATTAAGAAGAGTTTCAACCTCCTCTGCCAAAGCCAACGTCTTTCCATATACACAATCTAATGACATGGCGTGAACAAACTTGACCATGCTTCTAGGTTCGGCCTTAGGGATAACTGAGCTCCTCGACTCAGCCTAAAGGGTAACCGTAATTAAGCAAAAAGGAAAGTTGAGTACGAGTCGACCTATCTACTAATATGAGtgattattttgagaaaatatccCAAAAATAATATGATTGGCTTTCCCTAGGAATCACTCCCTAATTTGAATCTTAGAGTTCGTTTGGTTGGAaatgtggaaaagtgagaggataaaGAATGGTGGGAGAATGGAAAAGTGGGGGGATAAAAaggattttaatttctctcatttttgtttggttaggagtggaaaagtggaaggatgaaaaaaatgattttgtataaatttactaatataccctagttaaaaaataatggccaattaaaacaaaaaagtgagaaacaactaaaaaaaaaaaatcacccactttgttaaaaaataaaaatcatgtcccaaaaaaaatcatgtctagtaaaccaaaaaaaaaaggaagaaggcaACGTccaggaaaggaaaagaaataaaaaaataaaaaattgggagAGGCAACATGCccaggaaaggaaaagaaaaaaaaaactttttgacaGAGGCAACGTGCCCaggaagggaaaagaaaaaaaattggcaaaggCAACGtgcccaggaaaaaaaaaaaaaaaaaaagtgcaagtgacatttttgtccattaagtagcctcattttctcttttcaattttctctttattttgggAAGAAAACCTTTTGGTAAGCTCAGAGAGAAAACACTCGAGCACTACCATTTATTTCCTCCCActccacccaaccaaacatattctaaaaaagttttcctttctattttctctctaaaaatttttCATCTACCCTATTTCACCTCTAAACAAAGACACCTTTAGTTATTGCACGTAGATATCAAAGAGTTCGATTTGCCTTCCGAATCAACCACCACACACCCTATATAAGGATCACACATTGACAATAATATAAGGTAtacaataaattaaatattaaaaaaaagtcaccCCTCTGTGAGATTAAAGCCTAAAACCTACTTTTGCGATCAATGATCTTTCGATGttgtttcctttcctttttgcAGGTGTTTATTGATTGAAGTCCGACTCTATGaccaaaaaatataacttttattttcctctgAGTCAATGCTTAGCTCTACTATGGGATCAAAAATTGTTAGGTTCAGTAGGTTCTGTGTTGGGAAACCATGACAAATTGTAAGTCTTGTTAAGTAACAAAGTGTATTTTCAAGTCCAAAATAAAGACCCATGTTTAGCTCAAGGAAAGAAAGGTTTATGGATTTTCGACACCTTCTTGATTAGTTGAAGGCTTTCTACACCTCTTCGATCTATTGAAAATCGCGGAACTTGATTCTAAAACGGCTCAGTATGTCTGTTTCAGTCCTGATTCGTATTCTACATAGTCCTGATTCGTATTCTACATGCTGGACTATATAAGAGCACATTAGGGACAAccaataaaagagagaaagtaatgcaataataataagagaaatAGCACTTTGccgcaccaaaaaaaaaaaaaaaatccaaccctaTGTCTCTCTTTTTTACCATCATACTAGTGTTCTAGAAGTAGATCTGTATCTTTGATATTGGTGATCAAAGCTAAAGTCATGGAATTACCATATACTTGCTGCTATGAAAGAAAGCTTCAAGAGATTCTTGGAGTTGGTTGGAGATCACGATTGTGAACACAGGTACGTTATCCATGAAGgcttccatatatatatattgaagagttcaaaagTTATGAAGcaatggaaattttttattgtaagtTATGTACAAATTGTAGAGTCTAGATATAAAGATTTTGCACTAAATTGTAGATTTCTCCCAATACagtggattttctttttggaaaagGTTTCCCCTTTGTGATTTTTGATTTGAAATAGTTGTTCCATTAGTTTTCTCTAAGTTACCATATTGTGTGTTGTTTACTCTCActacaatttattttcatttgcaCAATATTTGGTGTTGATTCACATAACTAGGGTGGTTCATAATTGgtttaattaataacttggccaTAAAGTAACTAGTAATTTTGGGTCTAAAAAGCTAACAAAAATCATTGATATTTGCATAGCATATTAGTGTTGATGATTTTAAGTTTAACTTTTCAatggggaaaaaattaaaaattgtgcAACTATCACATTTATCATATACAAGTATTGTTCTAAAAACTGAACCAGCTCAATCGGGAATCAAGCACTAATCTAGTCCAATAAAAACCTCTAAAATCGGGAACTGGGACAAAAGACAGTTCTTTGACCATAccctttttttaatacaagTGTAATATGTGAAATAATTTGCAATATGTATAATAAgtttgtgggttctagttagctcgatcaactggtaaagtctctgatagttaaataagagatctaagaCTCAATTTTCTCCTAgaccaaaaatcgattggtgtcttagtttaatgataaaaaacacaatcatcAAAAGTGAACATCATTGGTTGAAATtctataagaaaaataaataataaaaagccaCAAAGGAACCAAaatcaacctctctctctctctctctctctctctctctctctctctctctctctctctctctctctctctatatatatatatatatatatatataataaaagaatcTAGCATGAAATGCTCGATtggtacaatttatttttttgaaaataaaaaaaataaaaacctaaaaagagtgaaaaattttaaaaactatattttttaaagtgtgGTTTGATAACGTGTGACCAAAAGGGCGCATACAACATGAACTTTTTTATGCAATGcaatgtttgaatttttatcCCTCATTTACATTCTAGTCAAACcatttagttttgtttgttttttttttttttttttttttttatttttttggattaagataaacttataatttatgcAACATGGCTTATGCATCTCATCATCTCCTTCACAAATTATCTTATAAAAccagatatatatatttgcagCAGGAAGAAACAAGAATATATTCAGTTTTTGTCTCTTTATAAATAAAGAATAGTATTATGACTAAAGTCTATTTGATCCATGAAGATGAAAACTGTTAACTCACGAAAAGAGCAAGAAGggttaaatatatttttccccCCTGTAATTAAGCCATAAAATAGGGAGCCTCTACAGATTAGTTTGTAAAAAACAACCTCTTTATGTGATCAAGCTCAAAGTTTAAAGTCAAATGTaccaatcatatatatatatatatatatatatatatattatgtcgCTAATTAATTATATACCTTATCCCATACATACCATCAATCCTATATATCTAATTGATGATAATAATATCAAGAGTTTTATAGTTGAATGACATAAAAATGGAGGAAAGAACTAAAAAATGTTGAATGTTATAACAAGGTTCTAATTGTATGGCTTATATGTTGACTTTTATATTTTAGatataaccataaaaaataacttgTTACAAACTAAACTTCATAAGGTTCCATGTTTTACTAGCAATGCTAGAGacgggattttttttttctttttttttcacaaaaattttataactaattatggtggcaggttgttattagAGTAATATAACAGTTTAATATACCCACCTTTTATACTACTTTTATAATATACCAATATAATAGGTTAAgtgaataattattataaaaaatatatatatatatattatatttctaCACATTGATATTTACGGTCCAATAGTAAAGGAGTACgtaaaatgtattttttgtaAACAATAAATTAAGTTATCAGAAAGAGAGACATCTAAGCATAAGGGGTATTTTTCTTCACAACTACCATGCATTAATATACGTTCAATAGTAAAAgagttatttttttggtgggtaaGAAAAAGGTATACAGTTTGATTATATTCAGAGAAGCAAAAGAATTTAAATGAGTTTCACAAGTGAAAGAAAGTGTTAAGTTGATAAAAGCAAAGCACTGAATGGGGGGATATCTGAGAATTCCATTTAGATCCTTAGATTTTCTTACAATCTGTCCCTTCAATTAAAACTTGAGAATGAAATAATAAGCTCTCCAAGACCCGGAAGACAAGGGTTAGTGTCCTCATGTAGGGGTGCAAGGTGCAAACCACATCTCCATATTTatctcaattaattaattatttttttttataagaatatgtttaggattcccCCTCTCTGCATTTCTCTTtcactgttaaaaaaaaaaaaaaaaaaaaaaagtgtcagtCATGCATGAATTATTGTTTTGTGCacagttgagagagaaagaaaagtctttgttagagagagagagactcccGTTTGTAGCGGGGGAGCAGTTTGATGATTAGGACTAAGGGATAATAGTTAAATAATGTGATATGGATGGATGGAATGTGAGAAAGTTATGGGTGTTTGTTTGTAGGCAAAGACTCTCTCAGAGAAAGAAAGTATGCAATGCAATGAAAAGGAGGAGGGGGTCTGAGTCTGCAGATAATATATCTGACATGAAATGACTAATGTCCAAATGGGCATGAATAAATGGGTGTGGAGAGGGGCTGCGTGTGGGTTTTTTGTCACACTTTGTCAGATTATATTATATCATCATCTTCTACAGGTATTTCACAgcaaagacagagagagagtgTATGTGATATTCTAGAGTTtgattaataattaattagtttaataaatatgATGATTAAGTTAAGGTGAATAGAATCAAGGATATCTTTGAAGTCCAAGGAGGGTAGAGGGGTAGGGAGGATAACAAGTTTGTTTTAAGATCACGAAAGCACATGGTGGAAGAGTTATGACCCATGTGTTAGCCTTATTACCACTCATATAATACTCACTTACGAACTTTCAAAGGTATGAGGATCAGTTCAACTTGTATAATTTTGGATAAGTTCTTTTATGTACACACTTATTTCGCACATTTTGACATAATTTATACATTTATCAACCTATAATTGAATTACATTTCTTACAAACGGTTTACCATTGATACAATAATACTTATATAGTGAAAAATAATCTAATTATTATTTGTCAtgtgtttaaaactttaaattgtGTTAAAGTGTGTGAACAAATATGCAATtatagaattatatatatatatatatatatttttgggtttgggaagcaaaaaaagattttaactACTCCTCTACTTACAAATAGTACAATAGGCTTCattcaaaatataattattcCTCCTCGTGTACCTTTTCATTAGTTTTGCAGCAACTCTTATATATTTGGATtttgtgagaaagagagagaaagatttggTGTTGTAATCTTCccaatatgagagagagagagagagagaggagattacgtgtatatatatcaaaacCTTATTCTATTGTGATGTGGGCACctcatttttcttattaaaatcaTACCCTTTTGTGATACACTATTACAATACTACCCAACATGTCctattctcattattattttttttttttctctttttgagaaactattCTCATTAATTCTAGACCAATTTTgagtttgaaactaaaaaagtGCCCCTGAATAAGAAGCGCCCCATTTATACTTCATGCGtgtatatgagagagagagagagatatataaatCTTCATTTTGCTTTGGAAGAAAtgatttctcattttcttctcaatattttttgacctttcctcttcttcttcccttcaCTTCTCTACTCAAAACTCATGGATTCTCTCATAGTTTCTCCTTTGTATTTCACTTCTTCATGCATGAACTAGTTCCCTCATCTCCCTTTCTCAAGTCcaacaaatatatattactCTCAACTCTCAACCTACAAGTACTATATAACTAGTACTTACAAACACAAATATCAATCACTATGGCTTCAATGAACTGGCTGGGTTTCTCTCTTTCCCCACAAGAACTCCCATCCCAGCCTTCTGATCAAGACCACTCTCAAAACGCGGTCTCTCGCCTTGGCTTCAACTCTGATGACATCTCTGGCACTGATGTCTCTGGCGAGTGCTTTGATCTCACTTCTGACTCAACCCCTCCATCCCTCAATCTCCCTCCTCCTTTTGGCATACTCGAAGCTTTCAATAGAAACAATCAACCtcaaggtttttttcttttttctctcacccccacactttttcttttttttgcattatattttcttgtACAACTTTAAGCCTTAAAACCCTAAGcttctttttggttttcacaAAGCATAACAAAATCATCTGGCTGTGTTTGTActgtgaaaaagtaaaataaaaatacttgaAATTGCATTCTTATCTTCAAACTTCAAGCAGTCAGagctattttttctttttcttttcttttcttttttttttaaaaaagaaaaaattggtgcaagaggaaaaattaataatattattatacaaAGTGAAAGATTCTGATTTATTTTTGTCcctttttactttatttatttatttttttgcagatTGGAATATGAAGAGTTTAGGAATGAACTCAAGTGCAAACTACAAGACCACCTCAGACCTGTCTATGCTAATGGGTAGTTCATGCAGTAGCCAAAGCCTTGAAAACCAAGACCATCAGCCAAAGTTGGAGAACTTTCTTGGAAGACACTCTTTTGGCCATCATGATCAAAGCGCTGCATACAATAACACAACTGGTGATTACATGTTCAACAACTGTTCCTTACAGCCTCCTTCTGAGGCAACAAATGGTGTATCAAATAGTATTGCTGGTGATGGTGGTAGTGGTAGTGGTAATGGTAGTATCAATAACAATAGTTCTATTGGGTTGTCGATGATCAAAACCTGGCTCAGGAATCAACCAGCACCACAGACTCAGCaagataataatactaataagaaTGATGGTGGTGCAAGTGGTGGTGGTAACAATGGAAGCCTAACAAGTGCACAAACCTTGTCTCTTTCTATGAGCACCGGGTCACAATCAAGCTCTACTTTGCCGCTTCTTACTGCAAGTACTGCCGGCGGTGGAAGTGGTGGAGAGAGTTCTTCATCAGATAATAATAAGCAGCCTAATACCACAACTGGGCTCGATAGCCAAACTGGTGCTATTGAGGCAGTGCCAAGAAAGTCTATTGATACATTTGGACAAAGGACTTCTATTTATCGTGGTGTAACAAGGTTTGTTAACAAAATCCATGAGATTTTCTTCATTAGTATCCTTTGCATGCTTGTACTTCAATAGTAGACTTATTCTAGTTGTTTGTGTGAAATATAATTGCTTAATGGGGATGGATTTTACAGGCATAGATGGACGGGAAGATACGAGGCTCATCTATGGGATAATAGTTGTAGAAGAGAGGGACAGACTCGTAAAGGAAGGCAAGGTACATCATATAATTTTCTGCCAATTGCTGCATCTCCAATTTGGAAAGTGATTCTTATCTATAATGTTAGACTAAAGTAACCTTAATGCTGtcttaactcttttttttcttatgtggGTTTTTTCTCATATCTTGATGTGGGGCTTCCTCAACCTTCTTGCAGTTTATTTAGGTAAGTTTAAAAAGGAccttttgtactcttttttcttaagcttattactcaattttttttttcatgttgctTATGCCCTTtctgttttaattttatgtagGTGGTTatgacaaagaagaaaaggcagCTAGAGCTTATGACTTAGCGGCATTGAAATACTGGGGAACCACTACCACTACAAATTTTCCAGTAAGTTTCCACCTTTCTTATCTTTTCCAATAAATTAAAGTGATTCACAGTTAGTGATTTCCAAGTCATTCTTcttatttactttattttaggGTGCAAAAGAACTTGAATTGCAAAAATTTGCTCAATGTTGGCATTGCCATTGACATACAGTACTTTTACCTAAAGACAGTGGAGAAATTTTA
Coding sequences within:
- the LOC126691006 gene encoding AP2-like ethylene-responsive transcription factor BBM1; the encoded protein is MASMNWLGFSLSPQELPSQPSDQDHSQNAVSRLGFNSDDISGTDVSGECFDLTSDSTPPSLNLPPPFGILEAFNRNNQPQDWNMKSLGMNSSANYKTTSDLSMLMGSSCSSQSLENQDHQPKLENFLGRHSFGHHDQSAAYNNTTGDYMFNNCSLQPPSEATNGVSNSIAGDGGSGSGNGSINNNSSIGLSMIKTWLRNQPAPQTQQDNNTNKNDGGASGGGNNGSLTSAQTLSLSMSTGSQSSSTLPLLTASTAGGGSGGESSSSDNNKQPNTTTGLDSQTGAIEAVPRKSIDTFGQRTSIYRGVTRHRWTGRYEAHLWDNSCRREGQTRKGRQVYLGGYDKEEKAARAYDLAALKYWGTTTTTNFPISNYEKELEEMKHMTRQEYVASLRRKSSGFSRGASIYRGVTRHHQHGRWQARIGRVAGNKDLYLGTFSTQEEAAEAYDIAAIKFRGLNAVTNFDMSRYDVKSILESSTLPIGGAAKRLKDVEQAEMTVDGQRTDDHDNVSSQLTDGINNYGGAPHHGWPTLAFQQAQPYSMHYPYGQRVWCKQEQDSDPPHSFQDLHQLQLGNTHNFFQPNSVLHNLMGMESASMEHSSGSNSVIYSNGGGATADGYGSNGGYIMPLTTVIANEGNNQNQGNNGFGDSEVKALGYDNVFASTDPYHARNLYYLSQQSSTGVVKASTYDQGSACNNWVPTAVPTLAPRSNNMAVCHGAPTFTVWNDT